In a genomic window of Shouchella clausii:
- a CDS encoding histidine phosphatase family protein, whose amino-acid sequence MKLYMIRHGESEGNRLGKIQGSMDFPLSDLGKKQAQAVAHFCTTLAADYLYTSDLTRAANTAQAISEATQLPSRKWELLREVNLGPLQGLTRSEIAERFPETTGKPLIASGIEGTESALALTERCYSLLSQLKKAHRDDESVILVSHGGFISCLLMYAIVGEQWAAFERPFIIGNTSVTLLEWKEKDERYLLHYTNRTAHLETVRADLTAKHGLL is encoded by the coding sequence ATGAAATTATATATGATACGGCATGGGGAATCAGAAGGGAATCGGCTAGGAAAAATCCAAGGTTCAATGGACTTCCCGCTATCGGACCTTGGGAAAAAACAAGCGCAAGCAGTGGCTCATTTTTGTACAACACTTGCTGCTGATTATTTGTATACAAGCGACCTAACACGGGCTGCTAATACGGCACAAGCGATTTCTGAAGCAACGCAGCTTCCTTCACGAAAATGGGAATTGTTGCGTGAAGTCAACCTTGGCCCGCTGCAAGGGTTGACGCGTTCTGAAATTGCGGAGCGCTTCCCTGAAACAACAGGAAAGCCGTTGATTGCCTCAGGAATCGAAGGCACAGAGTCTGCCCTAGCGTTAACAGAGCGCTGTTATTCATTGCTCAGTCAATTAAAAAAGGCACACCGTGATGATGAGTCGGTCATTCTTGTCTCGCATGGTGGCTTTATTAGCTGTCTGCTTATGTATGCTATTGTTGGAGAACAATGGGCTGCGTTTGAACGTCCATTTATCATCGGCAATACAAGCGTAACTTTGCTTGAGTGGAAAGAAAAAGACGAACGTTACCTCCTTCACTACACAAACCGGACAGCGCACCTCGAAACCGTTCGTGCTGATTTAACAGCCAAGCACGGTTTGCTGTAA
- the yfkAB gene encoding radical SAM/CxCxxxxC motif protein YfkAB, which yields MNAQQTIAPHTDPWEAYRDIEQYGELTLSNIEVTTTTLCNMRCEHCAVGYTLSPKDPDPLPLDLLIRRLDEIPRLRAFSITGGEPMMNMKSVREYVVPLLKYAHERGAKTQINSNLTMPLERYDLILPYLDVLHISHNYGSVDDFSLIGFAHSKHKPKEEQRHAMFQRMIENAKALTARGVIVSAETMLNKRTLPHLENIHQQIVEMGCQRHEVHPMYPSDFASSLEVASLDEIKSGIHRLLDCRNQNVWMLFGTLPFYPCSHNEDDLQLQKRLYSEPNVTVRNDPDGRSRLNVNLFSGDIIVTDFGDVPKLGNIQDSRFDEAYARWRDSAINRSLSCHCPSVQCLGPNLLVKNTYYRETDFSKRSARF from the coding sequence ATGAATGCGCAACAGACCATTGCCCCTCACACGGACCCGTGGGAAGCCTATAGGGATATCGAGCAATATGGCGAACTGACCCTTTCAAACATTGAAGTTACAACGACTACGCTATGTAATATGCGCTGTGAGCATTGCGCGGTCGGCTATACATTATCGCCAAAAGACCCAGACCCCCTCCCGCTTGATTTACTCATTCGGCGCCTAGATGAAATTCCCCGCCTCCGTGCGTTTAGCATTACAGGCGGCGAACCGATGATGAACATGAAGTCAGTGCGGGAATATGTTGTCCCTTTGCTTAAATACGCACACGAACGTGGCGCCAAAACGCAAATCAATTCAAATTTGACGATGCCTCTTGAACGCTATGATCTGATCCTGCCCTATTTGGATGTCTTGCATATTTCTCACAACTACGGCAGTGTCGATGATTTTTCGCTCATCGGCTTTGCCCATTCAAAGCATAAACCGAAAGAAGAACAGCGCCATGCGATGTTTCAACGAATGATTGAAAATGCCAAAGCGTTAACGGCAAGAGGCGTGATCGTTTCAGCTGAAACGATGCTAAATAAACGGACACTTCCCCATTTGGAGAACATCCATCAGCAAATTGTCGAAATGGGCTGCCAACGCCATGAAGTGCATCCGATGTATCCAAGCGACTTTGCCAGCAGTTTAGAAGTAGCGAGCTTGGATGAGATTAAATCAGGCATCCACCGCCTCCTTGATTGCCGCAATCAAAACGTTTGGATGCTCTTTGGCACACTGCCATTTTATCCTTGCAGCCACAACGAAGACGACTTGCAGCTTCAAAAACGCCTGTACAGCGAACCGAATGTGACCGTCCGCAATGACCCCGATGGCCGGTCGCGCTTAAATGTAAACTTATTTAGCGGCGATATCATTGTCACTGATTTTGGCGACGTTCCTAAGCTTGGGAACATTCAAGACAGCCGTTTTGATGAAGCTTACGCCCGGTGGCGCGATTCAGCGATTAACCGTTCTCTCTCTTGCCATTGTCCTTCTGTGCAATGCTTAGGTCCGAATTTGCTTGTCAAAAACACCTATTACCGTGAAACCGATTTTTCAAAACGATCTGCTCGTTTTTAA
- a CDS encoding YfkD famly protein, which translates to MKRIALLLLAFILAITAPAYGKSEANEPEQTSFKIPDSVLSISKENTYKNATQDLPYLQPSEFAKQLLRSTEEQIQNPDLIRLMNESSIQFPQLGFAMRASIYLGEWPLAYQSKGTEVNWEYQKVNTNYIDNRGGNAPKSMSYLQEQQKKVTGGLSAKIPNGEAVKKMMMISAAEKTSLPLAFDTVVGQGTKKNQKYNVPSRQVGYLYGYVPAVQEKGNVTYGEVYLTIKGGKPRLDVKNVTEQGISAWIPVQDNISFTFMASTQPK; encoded by the coding sequence ATGAAACGAATTGCGCTTTTATTGTTGGCTTTTATATTGGCAATCACGGCTCCTGCGTACGGAAAGTCGGAAGCAAATGAGCCTGAACAAACATCTTTTAAAATTCCTGACTCTGTCTTATCCATTTCTAAAGAAAACACATATAAAAATGCAACACAAGACTTGCCTTATTTGCAGCCAAGCGAGTTTGCCAAACAATTGCTCCGGTCAACGGAAGAGCAAATTCAAAATCCAGATTTAATCCGGCTAATGAATGAGTCGTCGATCCAGTTTCCGCAATTGGGATTTGCGATGAGAGCTTCCATTTACTTAGGAGAATGGCCTCTAGCTTACCAATCAAAAGGAACGGAAGTCAATTGGGAGTATCAAAAAGTCAATACAAATTACATTGACAACCGTGGCGGAAATGCACCAAAGAGCATGTCTTACCTGCAAGAACAACAGAAAAAAGTGACAGGCGGCTTGAGCGCAAAAATACCGAACGGAGAGGCAGTCAAAAAGATGATGATGATTAGCGCTGCTGAGAAAACAAGCTTGCCCCTTGCTTTTGATACAGTGGTTGGCCAAGGGACGAAAAAGAACCAAAAATACAATGTGCCATCACGCCAAGTTGGCTACCTATACGGCTATGTTCCGGCAGTCCAAGAAAAAGGAAATGTCACATATGGGGAAGTGTATTTAACGATAAAAGGCGGAAAACCGAGGTTAGATGTCAAGAATGTAACCGAGCAAGGCATTAGTGCTTGGATTCCTGTGCAAGACAATATCTCTTTTACGTTTATGGCTTCTACACAACCAAAATAA
- a CDS encoding FbpB family small basic protein gives MRKRHLIRFEDLMAQNRDELLNDPEALSKIDDKLDERAQKKNRSLKKAKPTRTSRF, from the coding sequence ATGCGTAAACGTCATTTAATCCGTTTTGAGGACTTAATGGCCCAAAATAGAGATGAACTTTTAAACGATCCTGAGGCTTTATCCAAAATTGATGATAAATTGGATGAACGTGCCCAAAAGAAAAACCGTTCACTCAAAAAAGCCAAACCAACTAGAACGAGCCGTTTTTAA
- a CDS encoding cytochrome ubiquinol oxidase subunit I: MDHVLLARMLFGTSMAFHIIFATLTVGLSLMIFFAEWMRALRNDLDYAVLAKRLTKGLAILLGVAIPTGTIVAIMLSLLWPGFMEIVGQVIALPFQIEIFAFFLESLFLAIYVYAADRLSPAMRIISSFFIAFGAVASAVLITSAHSWMNTPRGFDIIDGQIENVNPLAAALSPSFWSTSYHVVSTAYMTGAFVLCAVAAFKLLKPSITAAEIRYHQKGLMLALVFGFLMSVWTGFTGHDTTVMLYEEIPIKLAAAEGLFDTQTNAPLTILGTPSPEANEVIGGLEFPGLLSWLATGSTDGVVQGLNDFPVEQWPPLFVHTLFNVMVGIGFALIAVSGLGLLFSFFRRKQDGIRFPKWLLIALVAAGPLAMIGIETGWIFSCTGRQPWIIFGVQTTAEAATTSGNLGLLFFLFSTLYLVLLILTSFVMYFYFKRNPLRQDMSAFR; the protein is encoded by the coding sequence ATGGATCATGTGCTGCTTGCACGCATGCTGTTTGGCACGTCAATGGCCTTTCATATTATTTTTGCGACATTAACAGTCGGCCTATCGCTAATGATTTTTTTTGCAGAATGGATGAGGGCGCTACGCAACGATCTCGATTATGCCGTCCTCGCCAAGCGGTTAACAAAAGGGCTTGCCATCCTTCTTGGCGTAGCGATTCCAACTGGTACGATTGTAGCGATTATGCTTTCCCTGCTCTGGCCAGGCTTTATGGAAATCGTCGGTCAAGTGATTGCGCTGCCATTTCAAATTGAAATTTTTGCTTTCTTTTTAGAGTCGTTGTTTTTGGCTATTTATGTATATGCTGCTGATCGTCTTTCTCCTGCTATGAGAATCATTAGTTCCTTTTTTATTGCCTTTGGCGCTGTGGCCTCTGCTGTTTTGATCACTAGCGCCCACTCTTGGATGAATACCCCGAGAGGTTTTGACATCATTGACGGCCAAATTGAAAACGTCAATCCGCTTGCGGCTGCCTTGTCGCCAAGTTTTTGGTCGACCTCGTACCACGTCGTTAGCACGGCCTACATGACAGGCGCTTTCGTGTTATGTGCTGTTGCTGCTTTTAAGTTGTTAAAACCATCCATTACAGCAGCAGAAATCCGCTACCACCAAAAAGGATTAATGTTGGCGCTCGTTTTTGGATTTTTGATGTCTGTTTGGACTGGTTTTACCGGCCATGATACAACGGTCATGCTTTATGAGGAAATCCCAATTAAATTAGCAGCAGCAGAAGGGCTTTTTGACACACAAACCAATGCACCATTGACGATTTTAGGAACGCCAAGCCCAGAAGCGAATGAAGTGATTGGCGGACTGGAATTCCCTGGACTGCTAAGCTGGCTCGCGACTGGCTCGACGGACGGGGTCGTCCAAGGGTTAAATGATTTTCCTGTTGAACAGTGGCCTCCACTTTTTGTTCATACACTATTTAACGTAATGGTCGGCATCGGTTTTGCATTGATTGCTGTTTCAGGCCTTGGCCTGCTGTTTTCGTTTTTCAGACGCAAACAGGACGGGATTCGGTTTCCGAAATGGCTTTTAATCGCACTTGTTGCTGCTGGCCCCCTTGCGATGATCGGCATCGAGACAGGTTGGATTTTTAGCTGTACTGGCCGCCAGCCTTGGATTATTTTCGGCGTGCAAACGACCGCCGAGGCAGCTACAACTTCCGGGAACCTCGGCTTGTTATTCTTTTTGTTCTCAACGCTTTACCTTGTTCTGCTTATTTTAACGAGTTTTGTTATGTATTTTTATTTCAAGCGAAATCCGCTCCGCCAAGATATGAGCGCGTTCCGTTAG
- a CDS encoding cytochrome d ubiquinol oxidase subunit II, which produces MESVYVAVLLLWALLFIYAVAGSIDFGTGFWAMYYSRQNHYKAATIANNFLSPAWKVTNVFLVLLVVAFVALFPGAAPTLGTLMIVPFCLVLLLLTIRSAFLVYAYSTKKYSRMLTLVSGLCGLFIPAILVSILPAAIGGFVVVAGDKQYILVNELFLSPAFYTHVGFGLVTQLFISALFMCDYAKEAGDESTASSYRKNAIFLGPVTLVFAVAAIFTLIPEAPWMFEKFLSLWHWYTLSLFAFALGYSALWWRSKTSHLGQPRAALLLIVVQFGLASIAYGSAHLPYLLYPNVTIYDAFTNETMFRYLLIGFLIGLAILVPVFLYFWRLFFKDKAYLQSDQHDY; this is translated from the coding sequence ATGGAATCTGTCTATGTTGCGGTACTGCTGTTATGGGCATTGCTGTTCATTTATGCTGTTGCGGGTTCGATTGATTTTGGCACAGGTTTTTGGGCCATGTATTATAGCCGCCAGAATCATTATAAAGCAGCAACGATTGCAAACAACTTTTTATCGCCTGCATGGAAAGTAACAAACGTTTTCCTTGTCCTTCTCGTTGTTGCATTTGTGGCTCTCTTTCCAGGCGCAGCCCCTACGCTCGGCACATTGATGATCGTGCCCTTTTGCCTTGTCCTGCTGTTGCTTACAATCCGTAGCGCCTTTTTGGTCTACGCGTACAGCACGAAAAAATATTCGCGCATGCTGACGCTCGTCTCTGGGCTATGTGGTCTGTTCATCCCAGCCATTCTCGTCAGCATTTTACCTGCAGCAATTGGCGGATTTGTTGTCGTCGCTGGCGACAAGCAATACATCCTAGTTAACGAGCTATTTTTAAGCCCTGCCTTTTATACACATGTTGGCTTTGGCCTTGTCACCCAGTTGTTTATTTCCGCGTTGTTTATGTGCGATTATGCAAAAGAGGCTGGAGACGAGAGCACAGCCTCTTCTTACCGAAAAAACGCGATTTTCCTTGGCCCTGTTACCCTTGTTTTTGCGGTAGCTGCCATCTTTACGCTTATTCCAGAAGCGCCGTGGATGTTTGAGAAGTTTTTGTCGCTTTGGCATTGGTATACTTTATCCCTGTTTGCTTTTGCGTTAGGGTACAGCGCCTTATGGTGGCGGTCAAAGACAAGCCATCTCGGCCAACCTCGTGCCGCCTTATTGCTCATTGTTGTCCAGTTTGGTTTAGCGAGCATTGCTTATGGCAGCGCCCATCTCCCATACTTGCTTTACCCGAACGTCACGATCTATGATGCCTTTACCAATGAAACCATGTTTCGTTATTTGCTCATTGGCTTCCTAATTGGGCTCGCCATTCTCGTCCCTGTCTTTCTCTATTTTTGGCGGCTTTTCTTTAAAGATAAAGCGTACTTGCAGAGCGATCAGCACGACTATTAA
- a CDS encoding M3 family oligoendopeptidase has product MHYPITWDLESIFAGGSQSEAFSDFLKETNRLLDHWQETEAASVDIQELVAAIEHIFPRLAHASAFVSCLLAQNVKDETARLRQEQVQELEVKWQKLNLLLEEKLKPIDDQAFASLLEEEAMKPSAFMLEKARKRAADKMSADKEELAAKLAKDGYHAWGSVYNEAVGRMEIPFEENGEVKHLSAGQLHNRLSNEDRSVRKRAYEASLQAWAQQAPLFTQTLNRLAGFRLKLYEERGWDNVLKEPLDINLISEETLTTMWDTITKNKPKLYPYMDKKAELLGLEKLSLFDVNAPLPTSETSNNDIPYEEACELIIKHFNRFSPKMAEFAEMALSNGWVEAENRAGKRPGGFCTTFPLRQESRIFMTYDGSMDNVATLAHELGHAYHSWCLKDMPVSSQKQYPMSIAETASTFAEMIVADALLSEAESPELKRYLLENKLSRSLAFFMNIHSRFLFETRFYEERKQGIVPTERLNELMVEAQKEAYGNKVEAYDPYFWASKLHFHITKQPFYNFPYTFGYLFSMGLYARALKAGASFEDNYIALLQDSGSMTAEQLAQKHLQVDLTKPDFWQEAIDVVLKDSHQFVQ; this is encoded by the coding sequence ATGCATTATCCAATAACATGGGATTTAGAATCGATTTTTGCAGGCGGAAGCCAGTCTGAGGCGTTTAGCGACTTCTTAAAAGAAACAAACCGTTTGCTCGACCATTGGCAGGAAACAGAAGCTGCTTCTGTGGACATACAAGAGCTTGTTGCGGCAATTGAACACATTTTTCCTCGTCTTGCCCATGCGAGTGCCTTTGTTTCTTGTTTGCTAGCACAAAATGTAAAGGACGAAACGGCACGTTTGCGCCAAGAGCAAGTACAAGAGCTTGAAGTCAAATGGCAAAAATTAAACTTGCTCCTTGAAGAAAAACTGAAACCGATTGACGATCAAGCCTTTGCCTCTCTCCTTGAAGAAGAAGCAATGAAACCATCAGCTTTTATGTTGGAAAAAGCGAGAAAACGGGCAGCTGACAAAATGAGCGCAGACAAGGAAGAATTGGCGGCCAAGTTGGCTAAAGACGGCTATCACGCCTGGGGATCCGTTTATAATGAAGCAGTCGGGCGAATGGAAATCCCGTTTGAAGAAAATGGGGAAGTGAAACATCTGTCGGCCGGACAACTCCATAACCGTTTATCGAATGAAGACCGTTCCGTGCGCAAACGTGCTTATGAAGCGTCGCTACAAGCATGGGCTCAGCAAGCGCCATTGTTTACGCAAACATTAAATCGCCTTGCTGGGTTCCGTTTGAAGCTGTACGAAGAACGGGGCTGGGACAATGTCTTGAAAGAACCATTGGACATAAATTTGATTTCCGAAGAAACATTAACAACGATGTGGGATACGATTACGAAAAACAAGCCAAAACTATACCCATACATGGACAAGAAGGCAGAATTGTTAGGTTTGGAGAAACTGAGCTTGTTTGATGTCAACGCTCCTTTGCCGACAAGCGAAACGTCTAATAACGATATTCCGTATGAAGAAGCTTGTGAGCTGATCATCAAACATTTTAACCGCTTCAGCCCGAAAATGGCTGAATTTGCTGAAATGGCGCTTAGCAACGGTTGGGTCGAAGCTGAAAACCGCGCAGGAAAACGCCCAGGCGGCTTTTGTACAACTTTTCCACTCCGTCAAGAATCGCGGATTTTTATGACCTATGACGGCTCAATGGACAATGTGGCAACGCTCGCTCACGAACTGGGTCATGCGTACCATAGCTGGTGCTTAAAAGACATGCCAGTTTCGTCGCAAAAACAGTATCCAATGAGCATCGCCGAAACCGCCTCTACATTTGCCGAAATGATTGTCGCTGATGCACTTTTGTCTGAGGCAGAGAGCCCAGAGTTAAAACGATATCTGCTGGAAAACAAACTTTCTCGTTCATTAGCCTTTTTCATGAATATCCATTCCCGTTTTCTGTTTGAAACGCGTTTTTATGAAGAACGGAAACAGGGGATTGTACCGACTGAACGTTTAAACGAATTGATGGTTGAGGCGCAAAAAGAAGCATATGGCAATAAAGTGGAAGCATACGACCCTTATTTTTGGGCATCAAAATTGCATTTTCACATAACGAAACAACCATTTTATAATTTCCCTTATACATTTGGCTATTTGTTTAGTATGGGCCTATATGCACGGGCTTTAAAAGCAGGCGCTTCTTTTGAAGATAACTATATTGCGTTGCTGCAAGACAGTGGTAGCATGACGGCCGAACAACTAGCACAAAAGCATTTACAAGTCGATTTGACAAAACCGGACTTCTGGCAAGAAGCGATCGATGTTGTGCTAAAAGACAGCCATCAATTTGTTCAGTAA
- a CDS encoding catalase, with product MRRLTDNQGHPIYDNQNSRTAGQHGPTLLEDYHLVEKLAHFDRERIPERVVHARGAGAHGVFKVKNNMKRYTKANFLSEDGKETPVFVRFSTVIHGGTSPETLRDPRGFSVKFYTEEGNYDFVGNNLPVFFIRDAIKFPDVIHSLKPDPRTNIQNPDRYWDFMSLTPESTNMLTHLFTDEGIPASYREMRGSSVHAFKWINEHGNMVYVKLNWVPKMGIRNLSMEEAANIQAHDFNHATRDLYEAIERGDYPEWDLYVQILDPADLDNFDFHPLDATKDWLEEDIPSQLVGTMTLNRNPENVFAETEQVGFNPGNLVPGFEPSEDKMLQGRIFSYSDTQRYRVGANYLDLPINCPFAQKANNTRDGAMPIGQQTNRINYEPNRYQDTPKEAEGYEDYRAPINGTIGRIAIEKKNNFGQAGKIYRNYPKSVQDTLIKNIANDLKQVAPETALRAICNFYRADEDYGQRLADAIGMDISEYVKHGSENNA from the coding sequence ATGCGACGATTAACAGATAATCAAGGACATCCAATTTATGACAACCAAAACTCGCGTACAGCTGGCCAACATGGCCCAACTTTGTTAGAAGACTACCACTTGGTAGAAAAGCTCGCCCATTTTGACCGTGAACGGATTCCAGAACGGGTTGTCCATGCGCGGGGGGCTGGTGCCCATGGCGTATTTAAAGTGAAAAACAATATGAAGCGCTATACAAAAGCAAACTTTCTTTCTGAAGATGGGAAAGAAACACCTGTTTTTGTCCGCTTCTCAACGGTCATACACGGCGGTACTTCTCCAGAGACGCTTCGCGATCCACGGGGATTTTCCGTTAAGTTTTATACAGAAGAAGGAAATTATGATTTTGTCGGCAACAACTTGCCTGTTTTCTTCATCCGTGACGCGATTAAATTTCCGGATGTGATCCATTCTTTAAAGCCAGATCCACGTACGAATATCCAAAACCCTGACCGGTATTGGGATTTTATGAGCTTAACGCCAGAATCAACAAATATGCTTACCCATCTATTTACGGACGAAGGCATCCCTGCTTCTTACCGAGAAATGCGCGGTTCAAGCGTCCATGCGTTCAAGTGGATCAATGAACACGGCAATATGGTTTATGTCAAGCTGAACTGGGTCCCGAAAATGGGCATTCGTAACTTATCAATGGAAGAAGCCGCCAACATACAAGCTCATGACTTTAACCATGCAACGAGAGACTTGTACGAAGCGATTGAACGTGGCGATTATCCAGAGTGGGATTTATATGTACAAATCCTTGATCCAGCCGATTTGGACAATTTCGATTTTCATCCACTTGATGCAACGAAAGATTGGCTTGAGGAAGACATTCCTTCTCAACTAGTAGGGACGATGACGCTAAACCGCAACCCTGAGAATGTCTTTGCTGAGACGGAGCAAGTTGGCTTTAACCCTGGAAATCTTGTCCCTGGCTTTGAGCCATCGGAAGACAAAATGCTTCAAGGCCGCATCTTCTCGTATTCAGATACACAACGATACCGTGTCGGTGCGAATTACTTGGATCTCCCAATTAACTGCCCATTTGCGCAAAAGGCAAACAATACAAGAGATGGGGCAATGCCGATCGGCCAGCAAACAAACCGGATCAATTATGAACCGAACCGTTATCAAGATACGCCGAAAGAAGCGGAAGGCTATGAAGACTACCGTGCGCCTATTAATGGCACGATTGGACGAATTGCGATTGAAAAGAAAAACAACTTTGGCCAAGCGGGCAAAATTTATCGAAACTATCCAAAAAGTGTCCAAGACACGCTTATTAAAAACATTGCAAATGATCTAAAACAAGTTGCTCCAGAAACGGCGCTCCGAGCCATTTGCAACTTTTACCGTGCTGATGAAGACTACGGACAACGCCTTGCGGATGCCATTGGAATGGACATCTCTGAATACGTGAAACACGGATCAGAGAACAACGCCTAA
- a CDS encoding lysine N(6)-hydroxylase/L-ornithine N(5)-oxygenase family protein translates to MEEIFDVVGVGIGPYNLGLAAMIAESTDINAAFFDENDVFLWHPGMLIDGTDLQVPFLADLITLANPQSRYTFLNYAHAEKRLMSFYFFNRFDIPRMEYNAYCQWVAGQLSNCHFGTKVLDVQYEAEKAAYRVVLSAAGKEKTVYATHIVVGTGSVPLLPGSLEKACNEDIIHSSDYRFYEKDIKEARSVTVIGSGQSAAEIFYSLLQDQPNHHYTLNWFTRSPGFFQLEESKIGQELFSPDFVSYFHELPYETRKDTLSLLGHLRNGVQAKTLHNIYDLLYHRSIAKKASPALIRANMEVTTIEKKGPRSYQVIGEQTQQRQTFAYKTEKVILATGYKPNVPRWLEAMHTELEMEGESEFKLTRNAELLFKAARKNRMFSLTNLEHALGTSATNLALSVERNARIVNELCGNEVFQVSPGSVFQQFGNEEGGS, encoded by the coding sequence ATGGAGGAAATATTTGACGTTGTTGGTGTAGGGATTGGTCCTTATAATTTAGGGCTGGCAGCAATGATTGCAGAAAGTACGGATATCAATGCGGCCTTTTTTGATGAAAATGATGTCTTTTTGTGGCATCCTGGCATGCTGATTGATGGAACCGACCTTCAGGTTCCTTTTTTAGCGGATTTAATAACGTTGGCCAATCCACAGAGCCGCTACACATTTTTAAATTATGCTCACGCGGAAAAAAGGCTGATGTCCTTTTATTTTTTCAACCGCTTTGATATTCCAAGAATGGAGTACAATGCCTACTGCCAATGGGTAGCAGGGCAACTAAGCAACTGCCATTTTGGCACAAAGGTGTTGGATGTTCAGTATGAAGCGGAGAAAGCAGCGTATCGAGTCGTGCTATCAGCGGCTGGAAAAGAAAAAACGGTTTATGCAACCCATATCGTTGTCGGTACTGGAAGTGTGCCGCTTCTTCCAGGCAGCCTAGAAAAAGCATGCAACGAAGACATCATCCATTCAAGCGACTATCGCTTTTATGAAAAAGACATAAAGGAAGCACGGTCGGTAACGGTAATCGGTTCAGGGCAGAGCGCTGCTGAAATTTTCTACTCCCTTTTACAGGACCAACCGAATCACCATTATACCCTTAACTGGTTTACAAGATCGCCAGGTTTTTTCCAACTAGAGGAATCAAAGATTGGGCAAGAGCTTTTTTCGCCTGATTTTGTTTCCTATTTTCATGAACTTCCCTATGAAACAAGGAAGGACACCCTTTCACTGCTCGGGCATTTGCGCAATGGCGTGCAAGCTAAAACACTCCACAACATTTATGACCTATTGTACCACCGCAGCATTGCCAAAAAAGCTTCGCCTGCTTTAATACGCGCCAATATGGAAGTGACAACGATTGAGAAAAAAGGACCACGGAGCTATCAAGTGATCGGAGAACAAACACAACAAAGGCAGACGTTTGCCTACAAGACAGAAAAAGTCATTTTGGCAACAGGCTATAAGCCGAATGTCCCCCGCTGGTTGGAAGCAATGCACACTGAGCTGGAAATGGAAGGCGAGAGCGAGTTTAAACTAACACGTAATGCAGAACTCCTTTTTAAAGCTGCGCGCAAAAACCGGATGTTTTCCTTAACGAATCTCGAACATGCGTTAGGGACAAGTGCCACCAATCTGGCTTTATCGGTTGAACGGAATGCCCGGATTGTAAATGAACTATGTGGCAATGAGGTATTCCAAGTAAGCCCAGGATCTGTTTTTCAACAATTTGGCAATGAAGAGGGCGGAAGCTGA